In Neisseria brasiliensis, the following proteins share a genomic window:
- a CDS encoding C39 family peptidase: MKHCLLICLCLLPSITHAALPHDNPLAYGKIKVQSWKTKRDFNIVKQDLDYSCGAASVATLLNNFYGQKLTEEEVLDKMDKTRERASFEDMQRILPDFGFEAKGYALSFEQLAALKIPVIVYLKYRKDDHFSVLRGISKDTVLLADPSLGHISMGKAQFLDAWQTREGDLSGKILAVLPKGMDIQSNAAFFTRQPKRQTEFAVTQVKSRRAD; encoded by the coding sequence ATGAAGCACTGTCTTTTAATCTGTTTATGCCTGCTGCCGTCCATTACCCATGCCGCGCTGCCGCACGATAATCCTTTGGCCTACGGCAAAATCAAGGTGCAGAGTTGGAAGACAAAACGTGATTTCAATATTGTGAAGCAGGATTTGGATTATTCTTGCGGCGCGGCTTCGGTGGCGACGCTGCTGAATAATTTCTACGGGCAGAAGCTGACGGAAGAAGAAGTGCTCGACAAAATGGACAAAACGCGCGAACGGGCTTCGTTTGAAGATATGCAGCGGATTCTGCCGGATTTCGGTTTTGAGGCGAAGGGTTATGCGCTGTCGTTCGAGCAGTTGGCGGCTTTGAAAATTCCGGTGATTGTGTATTTGAAATACCGTAAAGACGACCATTTTTCGGTGTTGCGCGGTATATCTAAGGATACGGTTTTGCTGGCCGACCCGTCGTTGGGGCATATTTCGATGGGTAAAGCGCAGTTTCTTGATGCATGGCAGACGCGGGAGGGAGATTTGTCGGGGAAGATTTTGGCTGTGTTGCCTAAGGGCATGGACATTCAAAGTAATGCTGCGTTTTTTACGCGGCAGCCGAAGCGGCAGACTGAGTTTGCGGTAACGCAAGTGAAAAGCCGCAGGGCAGATTAA
- a CDS encoding RDD family protein — MNYAGFWLRCAANLIDWLILMPVILFALYLIYGAEYFTYVPQDGSLFYSHGFADVFFNYVFPFLCTLFFWLKFSATPGKMLLGLKVVGAQTGKNIDFRQSLIRYIGYIVAMIPLFLGYFWVAFDKRKQGWHDKMAGTVVVRVGKVGRQKAE, encoded by the coding sequence ATGAACTATGCCGGTTTTTGGCTGCGCTGTGCGGCCAATTTGATTGATTGGCTTATTCTTATGCCCGTCATTCTGTTTGCGCTGTATCTGATTTACGGGGCGGAGTATTTTACCTATGTTCCCCAAGACGGCAGCCTGTTTTATTCACACGGTTTTGCCGATGTGTTTTTCAATTATGTTTTCCCCTTTTTATGTACGCTGTTTTTTTGGCTGAAATTCTCCGCCACGCCGGGTAAGATGTTGTTGGGCTTGAAAGTGGTGGGTGCGCAGACAGGGAAAAACATCGATTTTCGACAGTCGCTTATCCGCTATATCGGTTATATTGTGGCTATGATTCCGCTATTCTTGGGCTATTTTTGGGTTGCTTTCGACAAGCGCAAGCAGGGCTGGCACGACAAGATGGCGGGGACGGTAGTGGTGCGCGTAGGTAAGGTTGGCCGCCAAAAGGCGGAGTAA
- a CDS encoding RNA-guided endonuclease InsQ/TnpB family protein — protein sequence MLILKTFKFELMPNGEQIRKMKQFCGCSRFVFNRALAYQNEQYQQDNSFKFSYTKIANLLPEWKRELDWLKDCHSQVLQQSLKDLESAFKNFFAKRADFPKFKRKGEKDSFRFPQGCKLEQQNNRIYLPKIGWVRYRNSRHVSGSLKNVTVSQKCGKWFVSMQTETEQEIAQPNGGETGIDMGVAKFATLSNGQFFEPINAFKTLKGKLAKLQKQFKHKTKFSKNWQKLKAKISRLHHKISNIRKNYLHQISSAISQNHAIVYVEDLQVANMSKSAKGNAVQHGKNVAAKSSLNRAILDQSWFEFRRQLDYKLLWRGGHLVAVPPQNTSRCCPACGHTAKDNRQTQANFECVQCGYQNNADIVGAINVLKRGQEILAAQK from the coding sequence ATGTTAATACTCAAAACATTCAAATTTGAACTGATGCCAAACGGCGAGCAAATCCGCAAAATGAAACAATTTTGCGGTTGTTCGCGTTTCGTATTCAATCGTGCTTTGGCGTATCAAAACGAACAATATCAACAAGATAATTCGTTCAAATTTAGCTACACCAAAATCGCAAATTTGCTGCCTGAATGGAAACGAGAATTAGACTGGCTAAAAGACTGCCACAGCCAAGTTTTGCAGCAAAGTTTGAAAGACTTGGAAAGCGCATTCAAAAACTTCTTTGCCAAACGCGCAGATTTCCCCAAATTCAAACGCAAAGGCGAAAAAGACAGTTTCCGCTTTCCGCAAGGCTGTAAATTGGAGCAGCAAAATAATCGTATCTATTTGCCCAAAATCGGTTGGGTGCGCTATCGCAACAGCCGACACGTTTCAGGCAGCCTGAAAAACGTAACCGTATCGCAAAAATGCGGTAAATGGTTTGTATCTATGCAAACCGAAACCGAGCAGGAAATCGCGCAGCCAAACGGTGGCGAAACTGGGATTGATATGGGTGTTGCCAAATTTGCAACATTGTCCAATGGTCAGTTTTTTGAGCCAATCAACGCATTCAAAACGTTGAAAGGCAAACTAGCAAAACTGCAAAAACAGTTCAAACACAAAACCAAATTCAGCAAAAACTGGCAGAAACTGAAAGCAAAAATCAGCCGTTTGCACCACAAAATCAGCAATATCCGTAAAAACTACCTGCACCAAATCAGCAGCGCAATCAGCCAAAACCACGCGATTGTGTATGTGGAAGATTTGCAGGTGGCGAATATGTCCAAATCCGCTAAAGGCAACGCCGTGCAGCATGGAAAAAACGTTGCTGCCAAATCAAGCTTAAACCGTGCGATTTTAGACCAGTCTTGGTTTGAGTTTCGCCGTCAGTTGGACTATAAGCTGTTGTGGCGCGGTGGGCATTTGGTGGCTGTTCCGCCACAAAATACCAGTCGTTGTTGCCCAGCTTGCGGACATACTGCCAAAGATAACCGTCAAACACAGGCAAACTTTGAATGTGTGCAATGTGGCTATCAAAACAATGCGGATATTGTGGGTGCAATCAATGTGTTAAAGCGCGGTCAAGAGATTTTGGCAGCGCAAAAGTAA
- the tnpA gene encoding IS200/IS605 family transposase, whose protein sequence is MEKETDLRRGRHVVFNLHVHLVFVAKYRRKVFTKEILDDMRGIFESVCTDFEAQLVEFDGEDDHVHLLVNYPPKVSISKLVNSLKGVSSRMIRQKNYPSIKQKLWGGALWSPSYFAGSCGGAPITIIRQYIEQQKTPD, encoded by the coding sequence ATGGAAAAAGAAACTGATTTAAGACGTGGTCGGCACGTTGTTTTTAATCTTCATGTACATTTGGTATTTGTCGCAAAATATCGCCGAAAAGTGTTCACAAAAGAAATTTTGGACGATATGCGCGGTATTTTTGAGAGCGTCTGCACCGATTTTGAAGCGCAACTGGTGGAATTTGACGGCGAAGATGACCATGTTCATTTACTTGTGAACTATCCGCCCAAAGTGTCTATTTCAAAACTGGTGAACAGCTTGAAAGGTGTATCTAGCCGCATGATTAGACAGAAAAATTATCCAAGCATCAAACAAAAATTATGGGGCGGTGCGTTGTGGTCGCCGTCTTATTTTGCAGGTAGCTGTGGTGGTGCGCCGATTACGATTATTCGGCAGTATATTGAACAGCAGAAAACGCCTGATTAA
- a CDS encoding transporter family protein, producing the protein MKNIYFIPFCIFPLAAYADLPLSIEEILTDKGKLKLEASVGYVNSESRNTELAAPVYIQTGSASFIPVPTEIRESGRNSDMLIGTLGLRYGLTGNTDLYGNASYIWQEERGFDGEAAQSSKSRDSKLSDVSLGISHTFLKDDKNPALIGFIEGTAYEKSRGKASSGKSWLIGATTYKAIDPVVFSLTAAYRFNGSKTLSDGLKYQAGNYWLVNPNIAFAANDRISLTGGIQWLGKRPDRLDGQKESARNTSTYAQLGAGYGFSKATSLNASARFNISGQSSSELKLGVQHTF; encoded by the coding sequence ATGAAAAATATATACTTTATTCCATTTTGCATATTTCCTTTAGCTGCCTATGCCGACCTGCCCTTAAGTATCGAAGAAATTCTGACCGATAAAGGCAAGCTGAAGCTGGAAGCGTCTGTAGGCTATGTTAACAGCGAAAGCCGTAACACCGAACTGGCCGCGCCCGTTTATATCCAAACCGGCAGCGCATCGTTTATCCCTGTACCCACTGAAATACGGGAAAGCGGCCGCAACAGCGATATGCTCATCGGCACCCTCGGTCTGCGCTATGGCTTGACCGGCAATACTGACCTTTACGGTAATGCCAGCTATATTTGGCAGGAGGAGCGTGGCTTTGACGGCGAGGCCGCCCAAAGCAGCAAAAGCCGAGACAGCAAGCTTTCCGACGTATCGCTCGGTATCAGCCACACCTTTTTGAAAGACGACAAAAATCCTGCCCTGATCGGCTTTATCGAAGGCACGGCCTACGAAAAATCGCGCGGCAAAGCATCATCAGGCAAATCATGGCTTATTGGTGCAACGACCTACAAAGCCATCGATCCCGTTGTGTTTTCCTTAACCGCTGCCTACCGCTTCAACGGCAGCAAAACCCTTTCAGACGGCCTCAAATACCAAGCCGGCAACTACTGGCTGGTTAACCCCAACATCGCCTTTGCCGCCAACGACCGCATCAGCTTAACCGGCGGCATCCAATGGCTGGGCAAACGGCCTGACCGTTTGGACGGCCAAAAAGAATCCGCCAGAAACACATCCACCTACGCCCAATTGGGCGCAGGCTACGGCTTTTCCAAAGCCACGTCGTTAAACGCCTCCGCACGTTTCAACATTTCGGGACAAAGCAGCTCTGAGTTGAAATTGGGCGTGCAGCATACGTTTTGA